In Fusobacterium hwasookii, a single window of DNA contains:
- a CDS encoding acyl-CoA dehydrogenase yields the protein MEFNVPKTHELFRQMIREFVEKEVKPIAAEVDENERFPMETVEKMAKIGIMGIPIPKEYGGAGGDNLMYAMAVEELSKACATTGVIVSAHTSLGTWPILKFGNEKQKQKYLPKMASGEWIGAFGLTEPNAGTDAAGQQTMAVQDPETGEWILNGAKIFITNAGYAHVYVVFAMTDKSKGLKGISAFIVEANTPGFSIGKKEMKLGIRGSATCELIFENCRIPKENLLGDKGKGFKIAMMTLDGGRIGIASQALGIAAGALDEAINYAKERKQFGRSLAQFQNTQFQIANLDVKVEAARLLVYKAAWRESNNLPYSLDAARAKLFAAETAMEVTTKAVQIFGGYGYTREYPVERMMRDAKITEIYEGTSEVQRMVIAANIIK from the coding sequence ATGGAATTTAATGTACCTAAAACACATGAACTTTTTAGACAAATGATAAGAGAATTTGTTGAAAAAGAAGTAAAACCTATCGCCGCAGAGGTAGATGAAAATGAAAGATTTCCAATGGAAACTGTTGAAAAAATGGCAAAGATTGGAATAATGGGTATCCCTATACCTAAAGAATATGGAGGAGCTGGAGGAGATAACTTAATGTATGCTATGGCTGTTGAAGAATTATCAAAAGCTTGTGCTACAACAGGAGTTATAGTATCTGCACATACATCTTTGGGAACTTGGCCAATTTTAAAATTTGGTAATGAAAAACAAAAACAAAAATATTTACCAAAAATGGCTAGTGGAGAATGGATAGGAGCTTTTGGACTTACAGAACCAAATGCTGGAACAGATGCTGCTGGTCAACAAACAATGGCAGTTCAAGATCCTGAAACTGGAGAATGGATTTTAAATGGAGCAAAAATATTTATAACAAATGCAGGATATGCACATGTTTATGTTGTATTTGCAATGACAGATAAATCAAAAGGATTAAAAGGAATTTCTGCATTTATAGTTGAAGCAAATACACCAGGGTTCTCAATTGGTAAAAAAGAAATGAAACTAGGAATTAGAGGATCAGCTACTTGTGAATTAATATTTGAAAATTGTAGAATACCAAAAGAAAATTTATTAGGAGATAAAGGAAAAGGATTTAAAATTGCTATGATGACTCTTGATGGAGGAAGAATAGGAATTGCTTCTCAAGCATTGGGAATTGCTGCTGGAGCATTAGATGAAGCTATCAATTATGCTAAAGAAAGAAAACAATTTGGAAGAAGCTTAGCTCAATTCCAAAATACTCAATTCCAAATAGCTAACTTAGATGTTAAAGTTGAAGCTGCAAGACTTTTAGTTTATAAAGCAGCTTGGAGAGAATCAAATAACTTACCTTATTCTTTAGATGCAGCTAGAGCTAAACTATTTGCTGCTGAAACAGCTATGGAAGTAACAACTAAAGCTGTTCAAATATTCGGTGGATATGGTTACACAAGAGAATATCCAGTTGAAAGAATGATGAGAGATGCTAAGATTACAGAAATTTATGAAGGAACTTCAGAAGTTCAAAGAATGGTAATAGCAGCTAATATTATAAAATAA
- a CDS encoding YitT family protein — translation MFSNNTFKILKECFIVSIACIIMAFNTNYFYLGNKLAQGGVSGLSLIIHYITDIDISYIYLALNIPLIIVAYIFIGKDFVFKTLFATIMLTIFLKVFGAFRGPIDDILMASIFGGGINGIAIGIIFYAGGSSGGTDIIAKIINKHYGIAIGKTLLTIDFIILSMVAFIFGKVIFMYTLISLLVSSKMIDIIQEGIYSAKGVTIITNKVEELRKKIMEDTGRGITLINAKGAYTQKEIGMLYCVVGKYQLMKVKSIVKEIDPMAFMIVNQVHEVIGQGFLGQ, via the coding sequence TTGTTTAGTAATAATACTTTTAAAATTCTTAAAGAATGCTTTATTGTTTCAATAGCATGTATTATAATGGCATTTAATACCAATTATTTTTATTTAGGTAATAAACTAGCACAAGGTGGAGTTAGTGGTTTATCTCTTATTATTCATTATATTACAGATATAGATATAAGTTATATTTATCTTGCCTTAAATATTCCCTTAATTATTGTAGCTTATATATTTATAGGAAAAGATTTTGTATTTAAAACCTTATTTGCAACTATTATGTTAACAATATTTTTAAAAGTTTTTGGAGCTTTTAGAGGACCTATTGATGATATTCTTATGGCATCAATTTTTGGTGGTGGAATAAATGGTATTGCTATTGGTATTATTTTTTATGCAGGTGGTTCTAGCGGTGGAACAGACATTATTGCAAAAATTATTAATAAACACTATGGTATTGCTATTGGAAAAACTCTTCTAACTATTGATTTTATTATTTTATCGATGGTTGCCTTTATATTTGGAAAAGTAATTTTTATGTATACTCTTATTTCACTTTTAGTTTCATCAAAAATGATTGATATTATCCAAGAAGGTATTTATAGTGCAAAAGGAGTTACAATAATAACAAATAAAGTTGAAGAGTTAAGAAAAAAAATTATGGAAGATACTGGGCGTGGAATCACTTTAATTAATGCAAAAGGTGCATATACTCAAAAAGAAATTGGAATGCTTTATTGTGTTGTTGGTAAATATCAACTTATGAAAGTAAAAAGTATAGTAAAAGAAATTGATCCTATGGCATTTATGATAGTAAATCAAGTTCATGAAGTTATAGGACAAGGCTTTTTAGGTCAATAA
- a CDS encoding threonine/serine exporter family protein — MNYMEVLAATFSTFFFGIIFSLTGKKLIYSSFAGGLGWYTHLLFFKEMGYSKTASYLVSAMIIAIFSEIISRLKRTTVTTTLIPALIPLVPGGGIYYTMSFFVENKLPEAFEKGRETIFLTVALSVGIFLVSTFSQILNRTIKYTKVLKKYRKFKEYKRSHKI, encoded by the coding sequence ATGAATTATATGGAAGTTTTAGCAGCTACTTTTTCAACTTTTTTCTTTGGGATAATATTTAGTCTTACTGGAAAAAAACTCATTTATAGTAGTTTTGCTGGTGGTTTAGGTTGGTATACTCATTTACTTTTTTTCAAAGAAATGGGTTATTCTAAAACTGCCTCTTATTTAGTTTCTGCTATGATTATAGCAATTTTTTCAGAAATAATAAGTAGACTTAAAAGAACAACTGTTACAACAACTTTAATACCAGCATTAATTCCCTTAGTTCCTGGTGGTGGAATATATTATACTATGTCTTTTTTTGTTGAAAATAAGTTACCTGAGGCATTTGAAAAAGGTAGAGAAACTATTTTCTTAACAGTGGCATTAAGTGTAGGAATATTTTTAGTTTCCACTTTTTCACAAATTCTTAATAGAACTATAAAATATACAAAGGTTTTAAAGAAATATAGAAAATTTAAAGAGTATAAGAGAAGTCATAAGATTTAG
- a CDS encoding electron transfer flavoprotein subunit beta/FixA family protein: MRIVVCIKQVPDTTEVKIDPVKGTIIRDGVPSIMNPDDKGGLEEALKLKDLYGAEVIVITMGPPQAEAILREAYAMGADRAILITDRKFGGADTLATSNTIAAAIRKIEGVDLIVAGRQAIDGDTAQVGPQIAEHLGLPQVSYVKEMEYKEDSKSFVIKRATEDGYFLLELPTPGLVTVLAEANQPRYMNVGAIVDVFERPIETWTFDDIEIDPAKIGLAGSPTKVNKSFTKGVKEPGVLHEVDAKEAANIILEKLKEKFII; the protein is encoded by the coding sequence ATGAGAATAGTAGTTTGTATAAAACAAGTTCCAGATACAACTGAAGTTAAAATAGATCCAGTAAAAGGAACAATTATCAGAGATGGGGTTCCTAGTATAATGAACCCAGATGATAAAGGTGGATTAGAAGAAGCTCTAAAATTAAAAGATTTATATGGAGCAGAAGTTATTGTTATAACAATGGGACCTCCTCAAGCAGAAGCTATACTAAGAGAAGCTTATGCAATGGGAGCTGATAGAGCTATCCTTATAACAGATAGAAAGTTTGGAGGAGCTGATACATTAGCTACTTCTAATACTATTGCTGCTGCAATAAGAAAAATAGAAGGAGTAGATTTAATAGTTGCAGGAAGACAAGCAATTGATGGAGATACTGCACAAGTTGGACCACAAATTGCAGAACACTTAGGATTACCTCAAGTATCTTATGTAAAAGAAATGGAATACAAAGAAGATTCAAAATCATTTGTTATAAAAAGAGCAACAGAAGATGGATATTTCTTATTAGAACTTCCTACTCCAGGATTAGTAACTGTACTTGCAGAAGCTAACCAACCTAGATATATGAATGTTGGAGCTATTGTTGATGTATTTGAAAGACCAATTGAAACTTGGACATTTGATGATATTGAAATAGATCCTGCAAAAATAGGTTTAGCTGGTTCACCAACAAAAGTTAATAAATCATTTACTAAAGGTGTAAAAGAACCTGGTGTATTACATGAAGTAGATGCAAAAGAAGCAGCTAATATTATATTAGAAAAATTAAAAGAAAAATTTATAATCTAA
- a CDS encoding ROK family protein: protein MYQKEIKQSNENIVFHSIYFTENSFSIPDLTKITNMTFPTVKRVINEFLEKDIIKEWTLSTGGVGRRAVKYRYNPDFCYSIGVSVDEEKIKFIMINSIGKILCSKTIDTTNESFVAFFERNLKEFIKEIDSKYLPRIIGVGVSIPGIYNKEDHFLEFNNIDRYESSIIKTLEKNIELPIWVENEANLSILAEAIVGKHKDLSDFTVISINNKVTCSTFHKFGNKSEDYFFKASRVHHMVVDYENKKKVGDCISFKVLKDNIMKSFPNISSLDDFFSNQSYRESKEGKKILDEYLNYMGIILKNLLFTYNPKKLIICGELSQYGEYLLDNILDIVYEKNHIFYRGRETINFSNFKGSSSIIGAALFPIVDNLM, encoded by the coding sequence ATGTATCAGAAGGAAATTAAACAAAGTAATGAAAATATTGTCTTTCATTCTATTTATTTTACTGAAAATTCTTTTTCTATACCAGATTTAACAAAGATAACTAATATGACATTTCCAACAGTAAAAAGAGTTATCAATGAATTTTTAGAAAAAGATATAATAAAAGAGTGGACTTTAAGTACAGGTGGAGTTGGTAGAAGAGCAGTAAAATACAGATATAATCCAGATTTTTGTTATTCTATTGGAGTAAGTGTTGATGAAGAAAAAATAAAGTTTATTATGATCAATAGTATTGGAAAAATATTATGTTCAAAAACAATAGATACTACAAATGAAAGTTTTGTAGCTTTTTTTGAAAGAAATTTAAAAGAATTTATTAAGGAAATTGATTCTAAATATTTACCTCGAATCATTGGAGTGGGTGTATCTATTCCAGGAATATATAATAAAGAAGATCATTTTTTAGAATTTAATAATATAGACAGATATGAGTCTTCAATAATAAAAACTCTTGAAAAAAATATAGAGTTACCTATTTGGGTAGAAAACGAAGCTAATCTGTCTATACTTGCTGAGGCAATAGTAGGAAAACATAAAGATTTAAGTGATTTTACTGTTATCAGTATAAATAATAAGGTAACTTGTTCCACTTTTCATAAATTTGGAAATAAAAGTGAAGATTATTTTTTTAAAGCAAGTAGAGTACATCATATGGTAGTTGATTATGAAAATAAAAAAAAGGTTGGAGATTGTATATCTTTCAAAGTTTTGAAAGATAATATTATGAAATCTTTTCCTAATATATCTTCACTAGATGATTTTTTTTCTAATCAATCATATAGAGAAAGTAAAGAAGGAAAAAAAATACTTGATGAGTATTTAAATTATATGGGAATTATACTAAAAAATTTACTTTTTACATATAATCCTAAAAAACTTATTATTTGTGGTGAGTTATCACAATATGGAGAATATCTTTTAGATAATATTTTAGACATAGTTTATGAAAAAAATCATATTTTTTATAGGGGAAGAGAAACTATAAATTTTTCTAATTTTAAAGGAAGTTCTAGTATTATTGGAGCTGCATTATTTCCAATTGTTGATAATTTAATGTAA
- a CDS encoding GTP-binding protein, which yields MKILLISGFLGAGKTTFIKEMAKNINLEFVVLENEYADIGVDGDFLDEKNLNVWEMSEGCICCSMKGDFKSSIKRIYSEINPEYLVIEPTGVGMLSSIIENIREINNDDIEILSPLTLIDITSFKEYLETFNNFFIDNLKNTGKVILTKLENFNSFDIENIKREISKINSNLEIVIDDYRTLPKEWFGEILNKNIDNKIIDKDFSLKTHINLRTFSKENINLKTMDELGLLLNKLVNGDFGKIYRAKGIVKVDGYWGKFNLVYKNFEMEPITDAEGTKIVIIGNNLDIENLKKV from the coding sequence ATGAAGATTTTGTTGATTAGTGGTTTTTTAGGAGCTGGAAAGACTACTTTTATAAAAGAAATGGCAAAAAATATAAATTTAGAATTTGTTGTATTAGAAAATGAATATGCAGATATTGGTGTTGATGGAGATTTTTTAGATGAAAAAAATTTAAATGTTTGGGAGATGTCAGAAGGTTGCATTTGTTGCTCTATGAAAGGAGATTTTAAATCTTCTATTAAAAGAATTTATTCTGAAATTAATCCTGAATATTTAGTTATAGAACCAACAGGTGTTGGAATGCTAAGTTCTATTATAGAAAATATAAGAGAAATCAATAATGATGACATTGAAATTCTGAGCCCTTTAACATTGATTGATATAACTTCATTTAAAGAATATTTAGAGACTTTTAATAATTTTTTTATTGATAACTTAAAAAATACAGGAAAAGTAATATTAACAAAATTAGAAAATTTTAATTCTTTTGATATAGAAAACATAAAAAGAGAAATCTCTAAAATCAATAGTAATTTAGAAATCGTAATAGATGATTATAGGACTTTACCAAAAGAATGGTTTGGAGAAATATTAAATAAAAATATTGATAATAAAATTATTGATAAAGATTTTTCTCTAAAAACCCATATAAATCTAAGGACTTTTTCAAAGGAAAATATTAATTTAAAAACTATGGATGAATTAGGTTTACTTTTAAATAAATTAGTCAATGGAGATTTTGGAAAAATTTATAGAGCTAAAGGAATAGTAAAAGTTGATGGTTATTGGGGAAAATTTAACTTGGTTTATAAAAATTTTGAAATGG
- the hutH gene encoding histidine ammonia-lyase has translation MEVFILELVLSSKRITLEDLINVTRRGYKVSISEEAYEKIDKARALVDKYVEEGKVSYGITTGFGKFAEVSISKEQTGELQKNIVMSHSCSVGNPMPIDIARGVVFLRAVNLAKGYSGARRIVVEKLVELLNKEVTPWIPEKGSVGSSGDLSPLAHMSLVLIGLGKAYYKGELLEAKDALAKAGIEPIPSLSSKEGLALTNGTQALTSTGAHVLYDAINLSKHLDIAASLTMEGLHGIIDAYDPRISEVRGHLGQINTAENMRKILAGSSNVTKQGVERVQDSYVLRCIPQIHGASKDTLEYVKEKVEIELNAATDNPLIFVDTDEVISGGNFHGQPMALPFDFLGIALAEMANVSERRIEKMVNPAINHGLPAFLVEQGGLNSGFMIVQYSAAALVSENKVLAHPASVDSIPTSANQEDHVSMGSIAAKKSKDILENVRKVIGMELITACQAIDLKGAKEKLSPATKVAYEEVRKLVSYVSVDRPMYVDIHAAEDLIKTNTVVDNVEKAIGELKF, from the coding sequence ATGGAGGTGTTTATTTTGGAATTAGTTTTAAGCAGTAAAAGAATCACTTTAGAAGACCTAATCAATGTAACAAGAAGGGGGTATAAGGTAAGTATTTCAGAAGAAGCATATGAAAAGATTGACAAAGCAAGAGCTTTGGTTGATAAGTATGTTGAAGAAGGAAAAGTTTCTTATGGAATAACTACTGGATTTGGAAAGTTTGCAGAAGTAAGCATTTCAAAAGAACAAACAGGAGAATTACAAAAAAATATTGTTATGAGCCACTCTTGTAGTGTTGGAAATCCAATGCCTATAGATATAGCAAGAGGAGTTGTTTTTTTAAGAGCAGTAAACTTAGCTAAAGGTTATTCAGGTGCTAGAAGAATAGTTGTTGAAAAATTAGTTGAATTGTTAAATAAGGAAGTTACACCTTGGATACCTGAAAAAGGTTCTGTTGGATCTTCTGGAGATTTATCACCACTTGCTCACATGTCATTAGTATTAATTGGACTAGGAAAAGCATATTACAAAGGTGAATTATTAGAAGCAAAAGATGCTTTAGCAAAAGCAGGGATAGAACCAATTCCATCACTTTCATCAAAAGAAGGTTTAGCTCTTACAAATGGAACACAAGCTTTAACTTCAACAGGAGCTCATGTATTATATGATGCAATAAATTTATCTAAGCATTTAGATATTGCTGCTTCACTTACTATGGAAGGACTTCATGGAATAATTGATGCTTATGACCCAAGAATAAGTGAAGTAAGAGGACATTTAGGACAAATAAATACAGCAGAAAATATGAGAAAAATCTTAGCAGGAAGTTCAAATGTGACAAAACAAGGTGTAGAAAGAGTTCAAGATTCTTATGTTTTAAGATGTATTCCTCAAATACATGGAGCAAGTAAAGACACTCTAGAATATGTAAAAGAAAAAGTTGAAATAGAATTGAATGCAGCAACAGATAACCCATTAATATTTGTTGACACAGATGAAGTTATATCAGGAGGAAATTTCCACGGACAACCTATGGCACTACCATTTGATTTCTTAGGAATAGCTCTTGCTGAAATGGCAAATGTATCTGAAAGAAGAATAGAAAAAATGGTAAACCCAGCTATTAACCATGGATTACCTGCTTTCTTAGTAGAACAAGGTGGATTAAACTCAGGATTTATGATAGTTCAATATAGTGCTGCAGCTCTTGTATCTGAAAATAAAGTTTTAGCACATCCAGCATCTGTTGACTCTATTCCAACATCTGCTAACCAAGAAGACCATGTTTCTATGGGATCAATAGCAGCTAAAAAATCAAAAGATATACTTGAAAATGTTAGAAAAGTAATAGGAATGGAATTAATAACAGCTTGTCAAGCCATAGATTTAAAAGGTGCAAAAGAAAAATTATCACCAGCTACAAAAGTGGCATATGAAGAAGTTAGAAAATTAGTATCTTATGTAAGTGTTGACAGACCAATGTATGTTGATATACATGCAGCTGAAGATTTAATAAAAACTAATACTGTTGTAGACAATGTTGAAAAAGCAATAGGAGAATTAAAATTCTAA
- a CDS encoding tRNA1(Val) (adenine(37)-N6)-methyltransferase, giving the protein MNTNLESIIPLLNKNLKIIQRSDYFNFSIDSLLISEFVNIQKNTKKILDLGTGNAAIPLFLSKKTSAKIYGIEIQEISYKLALRNININDLNEQIYIIYDNMKNYLNYFNMGSFDIVISNPPFFRINENTNFLNNLKQLSIARHEIEINLEELIKIASELVKDRGYFYLVHRADRLSEILNNLIKYRFEAKKIKFCYTTKYKNAKIVLIEAIKNGKPGLTILPPLIINKENGEYTDEVLKMFE; this is encoded by the coding sequence ATGAATACAAATCTTGAGAGTATTATTCCATTATTAAATAAAAATTTAAAAATAATTCAACGTAGTGATTATTTTAATTTTTCCATAGATTCCTTACTTATCTCAGAATTTGTTAATATTCAAAAAAATACTAAAAAAATTTTAGATTTAGGAACTGGAAATGCAGCAATCCCACTTTTTCTTTCAAAAAAAACATCTGCTAAAATTTATGGGATTGAAATACAAGAAATTTCATATAAACTAGCTTTAAGAAATATTAACATCAATGATTTAAATGAACAAATATATATAATATATGATAACATGAAGAATTATTTAAATTATTTTAATATGGGGTCTTTTGATATTGTGATTTCAAATCCTCCATTTTTTAGGATTAATGAAAATACTAATTTTTTAAATAATTTAAAGCAACTAAGTATTGCTAGACATGAAATAGAAATTAATTTAGAAGAGCTTATAAAAATTGCTTCTGAACTTGTAAAAGATAGAGGCTATTTTTATCTTGTTCATAGAGCTGATAGATTAAGTGAAATATTGAATAACTTAATAAAATATAGATTTGAAGCTAAAAAAATAAAATTTTGTTATACAACTAAATATAAAAATGCTAAAATAGTTTTAATAGAAGCTATTAAAAATGGGAAACCTGGCTTAACAATTCTTCCTCCTTTAATTATTAATAAGGAAAATGGAGAGTATACTGATGAAGTTTTAAAAATGTTTGAATAA
- the gltS gene encoding sodium/glutamate symporter, translating to MFEYQLNMAETVGFAIILLLLGRWIKKKVGFFEKFFIPAPVIGGTLFSIILLIGHQTESFTFTFNNDIKNLLMIAFFTTVGFSASLKILAKGGVGVALFLLAATILVILQDIVGPVLAKALGINPLLGLAAGSIPLTGGHGTSGAFGPYLEELGATGATVVAVASATYGLISGCLIGGPIARRLMIKNNLKPTEGKAGFDSSLLNNESQMTEESLFSAVVYVGIAMGIGATINIILEKYGIKFPAYLMGMVVAAIMRNIIDASQKPLPFNEIGVIGNISLSLFLSMALMSMKLWELVELAGPLSIILLVQTVVMALFAYFVTFNIMGRDYDAAVISTGHCGFGLGATPNAIANMETFTSTNGPSVKAFFIIPIVGSLFIDFVNAMVIKGFASWIVANFM from the coding sequence ATGTTCGAGTATCAATTAAATATGGCTGAAACAGTGGGATTTGCAATTATTTTACTTTTATTAGGAAGATGGATAAAAAAGAAAGTTGGATTCTTTGAAAAATTCTTTATTCCTGCACCAGTTATAGGAGGTACATTATTTTCAATAATACTTTTGATAGGACATCAAACTGAAAGTTTCACTTTTACCTTCAATAACGATATTAAAAATTTATTAATGATAGCATTCTTTACAACAGTTGGATTCTCAGCAAGTTTAAAGATTCTTGCAAAAGGTGGAGTTGGAGTTGCACTATTCTTATTAGCAGCTACAATTTTAGTTATTCTTCAAGACATAGTTGGACCAGTTCTAGCAAAAGCATTAGGAATCAATCCACTATTAGGATTAGCTGCTGGTTCTATTCCTCTAACAGGTGGACATGGAACATCAGGAGCATTTGGACCTTATCTTGAAGAATTAGGAGCAACAGGGGCAACAGTTGTTGCAGTTGCATCTGCTACTTATGGATTAATCTCTGGATGTTTAATAGGTGGACCAATAGCTAGAAGACTTATGATAAAAAATAACTTAAAACCAACAGAAGGTAAAGCTGGTTTTGATAGTTCTTTATTAAATAATGAATCTCAAATGACAGAAGAAAGTCTATTTTCAGCGGTAGTATATGTTGGAATAGCAATGGGAATTGGTGCTACAATCAATATAATCCTAGAAAAATATGGAATTAAATTCCCAGCATATTTAATGGGAATGGTTGTTGCAGCTATAATGAGAAATATAATAGATGCAAGTCAAAAACCTCTACCATTTAATGAAATAGGTGTAATAGGAAATATTTCACTATCTCTATTCTTATCAATGGCATTAATGTCAATGAAATTATGGGAACTTGTAGAATTAGCAGGACCACTATCAATAATATTACTAGTTCAAACAGTAGTAATGGCACTATTTGCTTACTTTGTAACATTTAATATTATGGGTAGAGATTACGATGCAGCAGTTATTTCAACTGGACACTGTGGATTTGGATTAGGAGCTACTCCAAATGCTATAGCTAATATGGAAACATTTACATCAACTAATGGACCATCTGTAAAAGCTTTCTTTATAATTCCAATAGTTGGATCTCTATTTATAGACTTTGTAAATGCTATGGTAATAAAAGGATTTGCAAGCTGGATAGTTGCTAACTTTATGTAA
- a CDS encoding threonine/serine exporter family protein has protein sequence MQYDNFVMKVLSTANAIGKILLTSGAETYRVEKAISTICRRFDLKAETFVTMTCVLTSAKKRDGATITEVNRIYTVSNNLDKVDRIHKILLDIHKYELEDLEKEIKKIQRQTIYKKNTLLIAYFFAAAFFAILFDGKFNDFLVAGLGGIVIFYMAKYANKLKLNNFFINTLGGFLITILSILATKVGIVSNASYSAIGTLMLLVPGLALTNAIRDLINGDLIAGTSRTVEAALVGSALAIGTGFALFAMSYF, from the coding sequence ATGCAATATGATAATTTTGTCATGAAAGTACTTTCAACAGCTAATGCTATTGGTAAAATTCTACTGACAAGTGGTGCAGAAACATATAGAGTTGAGAAAGCTATATCAACTATATGTAGAAGATTTGATTTAAAAGCAGAAACATTTGTTACTATGACATGTGTTTTGACTTCTGCTAAAAAAAGAGATGGTGCTACTATTACAGAAGTTAATAGAATTTATACTGTTTCTAATAACTTAGATAAAGTTGATAGGATTCATAAAATACTTCTTGATATTCATAAATATGAACTTGAAGATTTAGAAAAAGAAATAAAAAAAATTCAAAGACAAACTATTTATAAAAAAAATACTTTATTAATAGCTTACTTTTTTGCAGCTGCATTTTTTGCTATTCTATTTGATGGAAAATTTAATGATTTTTTAGTTGCTGGACTTGGTGGTATAGTAATATTCTATATGGCAAAATATGCTAATAAATTAAAACTAAATAATTTTTTTATTAATACACTAGGTGGTTTTTTAATAACTATATTATCTATTCTTGCAACAAAAGTAGGGATAGTTTCTAATGCTTCATATTCAGCTATTGGAACTCTTATGCTTTTAGTTCCTGGACTTGCACTTACAAATGCAATAAGAGACTTAATAAATGGAGATTTAATTGCAGGAACATCAAGAACAGTTGAAGCTGCCTTAGTTGGATCAGCTTTAGCAATAGGAACAGGTTTTGCATTATTTGCAATGTCATATTTTTAA
- a CDS encoding electron transfer flavoprotein subunit alpha/FixB family protein: MNLNDYKGILVYAEQRDGVLQNVGLELLGKATELAYEINKQIALKDAGDELADYATKQAAAIKIADGVLSNHEEDDEEIKEKVAHVKATNPDAAKVTALLIGHNVKGLAQELINAGADKVLVVDKPELEVFDTEAYTQVSSAVINAEKPEIVLFGATTLGRDLAPRVSSRIATGLTADCTKLELLKDKERQLGMTRPAFGGNLMATIVSPDHRPQMATVRPGVMKKLPKSDDRTGEIVEFPVTLDESKMKVKLLKVVKEGGNKVDISEAKILVSGGRGVGVKANFQLLEDLAAEIGGIVSSSRAQVDAGNMPHDRQVGQTGKTVRPEVYFACGISGAIQHVAGMEESEFIIAINKDRFAPIFSVADLGIVGDLHKILPILTEEIKKYKATK; this comes from the coding sequence ATGAATTTAAATGATTATAAAGGAATCCTAGTGTACGCTGAACAAAGAGACGGAGTATTACAAAATGTAGGATTAGAATTATTAGGAAAAGCAACAGAATTAGCATATGAAATAAATAAACAAATAGCTTTAAAAGATGCTGGAGATGAATTAGCTGACTATGCTACAAAACAAGCTGCAGCTATAAAAATTGCAGATGGAGTTTTATCAAATCATGAAGAAGATGATGAAGAAATAAAAGAAAAAGTTGCTCATGTAAAAGCAACTAATCCAGATGCAGCAAAAGTAACTGCTTTATTAATAGGACACAATGTTAAAGGACTTGCACAAGAATTAATAAATGCAGGAGCAGATAAAGTTTTAGTAGTAGATAAACCTGAATTAGAAGTGTTTGATACAGAAGCTTATACACAAGTTTCTTCTGCTGTTATAAATGCAGAAAAACCTGAAATAGTTCTATTTGGAGCTACAACTTTAGGAAGAGATTTAGCACCAAGAGTATCTTCAAGAATAGCTACAGGATTAACAGCTGACTGTACAAAACTTGAATTATTAAAAGATAAAGAAAGACAATTAGGTATGACAAGACCTGCATTTGGTGGAAACTTAATGGCAACAATAGTTTCTCCAGACCACAGACCTCAAATGGCTACTGTTAGACCAGGAGTTATGAAAAAATTACCTAAGTCTGATGATAGAACAGGAGAAATAGTTGAATTTCCAGTAACTTTAGATGAATCTAAAATGAAAGTAAAACTTTTAAAAGTTGTTAAAGAAGGTGGAAATAAAGTAGATATTTCTGAAGCTAAGATATTAGTTTCTGGAGGAAGAGGAGTTGGAGTAAAAGCTAACTTCCAATTATTAGAAGATTTAGCAGCAGAAATTGGAGGAATAGTTTCTTCTTCAAGAGCACAAGTTGATGCTGGAAATATGCCTCATGATAGACAAGTTGGACAAACTGGTAAAACAGTTAGACCAGAAGTTTACTTTGCTTGTGGAATTTCAGGAGCTATCCAACACGTTGCTGGTATGGAAGAATCTGAATTTATAATTGCTATCAATAAAGATAGATTTGCACCTATTTTCTCAGTAGCAGATTTAGGAATAGTTGGAGATTTACATAAAATATTACCTATCTTAACTGAAGAAATTAAAAAATATAAAGCAACAAAATAA